The Gemmatimonadaceae bacterium DNA segment CCGAACAGCAGCGAGGGCACGCCCACGAGCCAGGTGCGGATGCCCGCGAGCACCAACCACAGCGCCGCGAGTACCGCCAGGTGCCACTCCGCCGCGCGGTCCACGCGCAGCCGCCCCAGGCGGAACCCGATGTCGCCGCGCACCACGTAGATCGGCACCGCCACCAACACCAGCGCCACGAAGCTCAATCCCGAGAGCCAGTCCAGCGCCACTTGCATCGCCGGCAGCGTGAACACGTAGTACGCGATGTCGCGGTTGAAGATCGGATCCACGTCGCCGAATGGCGTGCGGTACCAGAACTGGATCAGCGTCCGCCAGCGCGAGGCCAGTCCCGTACCCAGCATCAGGGAGAAGAACAGCGCGCCCGGCAGCGCCGCCAGCTGCGCCACCCGCACGAGGAACTTGGCGCGCATCTGCACGCCGCCCTCGGCCAGCACGATGAAGCTCTCGGCCGAACGCTCCAACCCGCGCAGCGCGAAGCGCGCCGTGCCGTAGAGCCCGAGGAAACCCAGCACGAACGCCGTCGCGCCGAGGAAGAGCTGCGCCGTGATCTTCAGCGTGAACACGCGCTCGAAGCCGATCTCGCGGAACCACAGCCAGTCGGTGAGCGCCGTCGCCAGCGCGGGAATCGCCAGCGCCACCACGATGAGCGCGATGGCGACGAGCGACCCGCGCCGCTGGAATGCAGAGGGAGTGGTCATCTCGAGGGGGGAGTGGGGGAAGCGGCCAGCGCCTGCCGCGCGATGCGCTTCAGCAGCGCCACCTGGCCGGTGTGATAGACATCGTGTTCGGCGAGCGATCGGATCATCGCCCGCTGCGTGATCGCCGAGCCCGGCGGGTCGCCCGGCCGGTCCTTCACGCGGGCGGCACGCGCCGCCTCATCCATCGCCGTGACCTGCGCCAGCATCGCCGCGTGCGCCGCGTCCAACGAGCGCAACAGCGTGTGCCACGCTGCGTCGTCCGCCTTCGCGGGCATCGGAGGCCAATCGCCGTTCACCGGCTCCGATGGCACGCCGCCCTGCGCACGCGCCAGCACTTCTTCGGTCCAGCTCCGCATATGCAGCACGATCTCCCAGATCGTGTGCACGCCGTCGCCGGCACGGTACGCCGCCTCGGCGGGCGTCAGGTCGGCAAGGACGTCGCTGCGA contains these protein-coding regions:
- a CDS encoding DinB family protein, producing the protein MAPRDRLGDALRRAHDGSPWHGPSRSDVLADLTPAEAAYRAGDGVHTIWEIVLHMRSWTEEVLARAQGGVPSEPVNGDWPPMPAKADDAAWHTLLRSLDAAHAAMLAQVTAMDEAARAARVKDRPGDPPGSAITQRAMIRSLAEHDVYHTGQVALLKRIARQALAASPTPPSR